Proteins from a single region of Limosilactobacillus fermentum:
- the aroC gene encoding chorismate synthase produces MLTYLTAGESHGPQGTAIIEGIPAGLAIDVDQINADLASRQGGYGRGSRQQIEHDQVEILGGVRHGLTLGSPITLVVKNRDHAHWSSIMHPTSPATAENTLRKVERPRPGHADLVGGMKYRHRDLRNVLERSSARETAIRVAVGNVCEQLLAALGVTLVGYVQAIGPVDTDLTKPQTVSEIKDAITQNDLRILAQDRVAELHDLIDQTRRAGDTLGGWIRVVVNGMPAGIGSYVSWDTKLDGQLAAAVMGVNAMKGVSIGDGFEISRHPGSQGMDEISHDADGYHRLSNHLGGLEGGMTNGMPLIINAAMKPIPTLYKALKTVNVVTKEVEKASVERSDTTAIVPASIVIENVVAIELAKALTNSFNADNLARLQEQLAAYREELRGY; encoded by the coding sequence ATGTTAACTTACCTCACGGCCGGTGAATCACACGGCCCCCAAGGAACCGCAATTATTGAAGGAATTCCGGCCGGTCTAGCCATTGACGTGGACCAAATCAACGCCGATTTGGCAAGCCGCCAAGGTGGGTATGGCCGGGGCAGTCGGCAACAGATTGAACACGACCAGGTTGAGATTCTGGGTGGGGTCCGCCACGGCCTTACCCTAGGGTCACCGATCACCCTCGTGGTGAAAAATCGTGACCACGCCCATTGGTCGTCGATCATGCACCCAACCAGCCCAGCCACCGCGGAAAACACCCTACGCAAGGTGGAGCGGCCCCGGCCCGGCCACGCCGACCTGGTGGGGGGGATGAAGTACCGTCACCGCGACCTGCGCAACGTCTTGGAACGTTCTTCGGCCCGCGAGACGGCGATCCGGGTGGCGGTTGGCAACGTCTGTGAACAACTACTGGCCGCCTTGGGGGTGACCTTGGTCGGCTACGTCCAAGCAATCGGCCCGGTCGACACCGACCTAACTAAGCCCCAAACGGTGAGTGAAATTAAAGACGCCATCACCCAAAACGACCTGCGGATCCTTGCTCAAGACCGGGTAGCGGAACTTCACGACCTAATTGACCAGACCCGGCGTGCGGGCGATACTCTGGGCGGTTGGATCCGGGTGGTCGTTAACGGGATGCCGGCCGGTATCGGGAGCTACGTTTCCTGGGATACCAAGCTAGATGGTCAGTTGGCCGCCGCCGTGATGGGGGTCAACGCCATGAAGGGGGTTAGCATTGGCGACGGCTTTGAGATCAGTCGCCACCCCGGCAGTCAGGGGATGGACGAGATTAGCCACGACGCCGATGGCTACCACCGTTTATCCAACCACCTCGGGGGCTTGGAAGGTGGGATGACCAACGGGATGCCCCTGATTATTAACGCGGCCATGAAGCCGATCCCGACCCTTTACAAGGCACTCAAGACGGTTAACGTGGTGACCAAGGAAGTGGAAAAGGCCAGCGTCGAGCGTTCCGACACTACCGCGATCGTGCCGGCTTCGATCGTGATTGAAAACGTGGTCGCCATCGAATTAGCCAAGGCCTTGACTAACAGCTTTAACGCTGACAACCTGGCCCGGCTGCAAGAACAGTTAGCGGCCTATCGAGAAGAACTGCGGGGTTATTAA
- a CDS encoding chorismate mutase, with the protein MAELEQLRNQINQVDERLVALLKQRFEIVEAVARTKQASGAPVFDPTRERAVLKRVVDLVANEDYQPAVAQVFTTIMDQAKQLERKKLC; encoded by the coding sequence ATGGCTGAGTTAGAGCAGCTCCGTAACCAGATCAACCAAGTCGACGAACGGCTCGTCGCCCTTTTAAAGCAAAGGTTTGAAATCGTTGAGGCGGTTGCCCGCACGAAGCAAGCAAGCGGGGCGCCGGTCTTTGATCCAACCCGGGAACGGGCGGTATTGAAGCGGGTGGTCGACCTAGTGGCAAACGAGGATTACCAACCCGCCGTAGCGCAAGTTTTTACCACGATCATGGATCAAGCCAAGCAACTAGAAAGGAAAAAATTATGTTAA
- a CDS encoding MFS transporter has translation MESNLTVKAPTIHRARLAWLLYINYFIHGFGLIILAQNMTSLGAAWNSPLKIVSFVISGVGIGRLLSYLITGFLADLFSRKAFVLLGMSAYLAFAIGIPFSHNIYVAYFFAILAGIANSALDAGTYTTFVELNGGNGAATILIKAFMSAGEFVLPLLIAQLTANGLWFGWSFMTMAALVVINFVLILPLSFPLPNQSPAQEGSGEKKVKPNWVTTIALVLYGYTSMAVMIWFTQWISLFAADSLNFSDGQAHFLLSLYSLGSISGVMLIFALLKRNVKETHLLISMNVIAVLALLGVLVGTSTVMVQVASFVFGISAAGGIMQVGLTLFMRFFPHHRGMVTGVYYFFGSIASFTVPLITGVLSTTSMRAAMTGDLVVGLIGSALMLVVLISERGRHHG, from the coding sequence ATGGAATCTAATTTAACCGTCAAGGCACCCACCATTCACCGGGCCCGCTTGGCCTGGTTGCTGTACATCAACTACTTCATTCACGGGTTCGGGCTAATTATCTTGGCCCAGAACATGACTAGCCTGGGGGCGGCTTGGAACAGCCCCCTGAAAATTGTCTCCTTTGTTATTTCAGGAGTTGGGATCGGGCGCCTCTTGTCCTACCTGATTACCGGGTTTTTAGCTGACTTATTTAGCCGTAAGGCCTTTGTCTTGCTGGGGATGAGCGCCTACCTAGCCTTTGCGATCGGAATCCCCTTCAGCCACAACATTTACGTCGCCTACTTCTTCGCGATCCTGGCCGGGATTGCCAACTCGGCCCTCGATGCCGGCACCTACACCACCTTCGTTGAACTAAACGGCGGTAACGGCGCGGCCACGATCTTAATCAAGGCTTTCATGTCGGCTGGCGAGTTCGTCTTGCCACTGCTCATCGCCCAACTAACGGCCAACGGGCTATGGTTTGGCTGGTCCTTTATGACCATGGCCGCCCTGGTGGTCATCAACTTCGTCTTGATCTTGCCCCTGTCCTTCCCCCTGCCTAACCAAAGTCCGGCCCAAGAAGGCAGCGGAGAAAAAAAGGTTAAACCAAACTGGGTGACCACGATCGCTTTGGTCTTATACGGGTACACCTCCATGGCGGTGATGATCTGGTTTACCCAGTGGATCTCCCTCTTTGCCGCTGACAGCTTGAACTTTTCCGACGGTCAGGCCCACTTTCTCTTGTCGCTTTACAGCCTGGGTTCGATCAGCGGGGTAATGTTGATCTTTGCCCTCTTAAAACGCAACGTCAAGGAGACCCACCTGTTGATTAGCATGAACGTGATTGCCGTCCTCGCCTTGTTAGGGGTCCTGGTTGGCACCAGTACCGTGATGGTGCAGGTGGCTAGCTTCGTCTTCGGGATTAGTGCCGCCGGGGGAATCATGCAAGTCGGTTTGACCCTGTTCATGCGCTTCTTCCCGCACCACCGGGGGATGGTCACCGGGGTGTACTACTTCTTTGGTAGTATTGCTTCCTTCACCGTTCCGCTAATTACCGGGGTCTTGTCAACCACTAGCATGCGGGCGGCGATGACCGGTGACCTAGTGGTGGGGTTAATCGGTAGCGCCCTGATGCTCGTCGTTTTGATTAGCGAAAGGGGGCGTCACCATGGCTGA
- a CDS encoding peptide MFS transporter, producing the protein MDRQTDTAFFGQPRGLSTLFFTVMWERFSYYGMRAILLFYMYYAVTKGGLGINQTTAASIMSIYGSLVYISTIVGGWLADRVWGTRRTVFLGGFSIMLGHICLSLPFGVSALYGSIVFIVIGSGLLNPSASSMVGDLYAENDRRRDAGFSMFVFGINLGAVVAPWAVPWAAGGFGLHLFGSEQNFHAGFALAAIGMFFGLLQYIWDGKKYLPEGSLTPDDPLTEAEKKTVIKWAAVIVIALVAVLGLMAVFHSFNVNGVINLITMIAIAMPIVYFVMMLHSKKVTKLERKRVVAYIPLFIAAAIFWGIEESGSVVLALFAEQRTVLHIGGWHFAAANFQTLNPLFIMLLTPAFVLLWDHWKKQPTSPGKFAWALVFSGLSYVWMAIPGMLFGTAGRVSPLWLVGSWFLVEIGEMLNSPIGLSVTTKLAPKAFKSQMMSLWYMADSVGQAVNAQIVKYYSSATEVPYFIAVGVVSIAFGIILMFFVKRIHNLMGGVD; encoded by the coding sequence ATGGATCGACAAACGGATACGGCCTTCTTTGGCCAACCGCGGGGGCTTTCGACCCTCTTTTTCACCGTCATGTGGGAACGGTTTTCCTACTACGGGATGCGGGCAATCCTACTTTTTTACATGTATTACGCCGTTACTAAGGGCGGCCTGGGAATTAACCAGACTACGGCTGCCTCGATTATGTCAATTTATGGCTCCTTAGTCTACATTTCGACGATTGTCGGGGGCTGGCTGGCCGACCGGGTCTGGGGAACGCGCCGGACCGTTTTTTTAGGGGGCTTTTCCATCATGCTGGGCCACATCTGCCTCTCCTTGCCCTTTGGGGTGAGCGCCCTGTATGGTTCAATTGTCTTCATTGTGATTGGGTCGGGGCTGTTAAACCCGTCCGCTTCGTCAATGGTCGGGGACTTGTATGCGGAAAACGACCGGCGCCGTGACGCTGGTTTTTCGATGTTTGTTTTCGGGATCAACCTGGGGGCCGTCGTTGCCCCGTGGGCGGTGCCGTGGGCCGCTGGCGGCTTTGGTCTCCACCTCTTTGGTAGCGAGCAAAACTTTCACGCCGGCTTCGCCCTAGCGGCGATTGGGATGTTCTTTGGCTTGCTCCAATACATTTGGGACGGTAAAAAGTACTTACCCGAAGGTAGCCTGACCCCGGACGATCCGCTGACAGAAGCGGAGAAAAAGACGGTAATCAAGTGGGCGGCGGTGATCGTCATCGCCTTAGTGGCGGTCCTGGGGCTCATGGCTGTCTTCCACAGCTTCAACGTTAACGGTGTCATCAACTTAATCACGATGATCGCCATTGCTATGCCAATCGTTTACTTCGTAATGATGCTGCACTCAAAGAAGGTCACTAAGTTAGAACGCAAGCGGGTGGTTGCCTACATCCCGCTCTTCATTGCCGCCGCCATCTTCTGGGGGATTGAAGAGTCCGGTTCCGTGGTCTTGGCCCTCTTTGCCGAGCAACGGACGGTCTTGCACATCGGGGGGTGGCACTTTGCCGCCGCTAACTTCCAAACCTTAAACCCACTCTTTATCATGCTACTGACGCCGGCCTTCGTCCTCTTATGGGACCACTGGAAAAAGCAACCGACTTCACCGGGGAAGTTCGCTTGGGCGTTGGTCTTTTCCGGGTTATCCTACGTTTGGATGGCAATTCCGGGGATGCTCTTTGGAACGGCCGGCCGGGTTTCACCGCTGTGGCTGGTCGGTTCCTGGTTCTTAGTCGAAATTGGGGAAATGCTGAACTCGCCAATTGGCTTGTCGGTAACGACCAAGTTGGCCCCTAAGGCCTTCAAGTCTCAAATGATGAGTTTATGGTACATGGCCGATTCAGTTGGCCAAGCCGTCAACGCCCAAATCGTTAAGTACTACTCATCGGCGACCGAAGTACCGTACTTCATCGCCGTGGGGGTCGTTTCGATTGCCTTTGGGATCATCCTGATGTTCTTCGTTAAACGGATCCACAACTTAATGGGTGGCGTTGATTAG
- a CDS encoding Cof-type HAD-IIB family hydrolase, with product MSLPFQAVTFDMDATFVHDDKSYDHARFERILSQLEDQGVKVIVSSGNQYECLTNYFPDTKERLYFVSENGAHVVYQGQDLVQTTVEQAVADEVIRFLCNDLKITPSLSGVKHGYVYAKLPAATLRRQQFYFPNHVLVDDYKDLPADRYYQLSFLLDPAKVDEQLAALQDRFGNQVRITPSGNGSVDVTVPGINKATALNDLLSSWGLSGADLIAFGDGGNDAEMLKLAKFGYAMKNAGPVAIAAANHRTALDNNHDGVLAVLEDYLTNQG from the coding sequence ATGTCATTACCGTTTCAGGCAGTCACCTTTGATATGGACGCTACCTTCGTCCACGACGATAAGAGCTACGACCACGCCCGTTTTGAACGTATCTTATCCCAACTTGAGGACCAGGGGGTCAAGGTAATCGTGTCGTCTGGCAACCAATACGAGTGCCTCACCAATTACTTCCCGGACACTAAGGAGCGCCTCTACTTCGTGTCCGAAAACGGCGCCCACGTGGTCTACCAAGGCCAAGATCTGGTGCAGACCACGGTTGAGCAAGCCGTCGCTGACGAGGTGATTCGGTTCTTGTGTAATGACTTGAAGATCACCCCTTCCCTCTCCGGGGTTAAGCACGGCTACGTTTACGCTAAACTCCCCGCCGCGACCCTTAGGCGCCAACAATTTTACTTCCCCAACCACGTACTGGTCGACGATTACAAGGACCTGCCGGCCGATCGCTACTATCAGCTCTCCTTTTTACTGGACCCAGCTAAGGTTGACGAACAATTGGCCGCCCTACAGGACCGCTTTGGCAATCAAGTTCGGATTACCCCGAGTGGTAACGGCTCCGTTGACGTAACCGTCCCGGGGATTAACAAGGCGACCGCCCTCAACGACTTGCTCTCCTCTTGGGGCCTTTCCGGTGCCGACCTGATCGCCTTTGGTGACGGCGGTAACGACGCCGAGATGCTCAAGCTCGCTAAGTTTGGGTACGCAATGAAAAACGCCGGCCCGGTTGCCATCGCCGCAGCTAACCACCGTACGGCCCTCGACAACAACCACGACGGTGTCTTGGCCGTCCTAGAAGACTACCTCACCAACCAAGGCTAA